A region from the Lolium perenne isolate Kyuss_39 chromosome 4, Kyuss_2.0, whole genome shotgun sequence genome encodes:
- the LOC127291863 gene encoding MICOS complex subunit MIC10, whose translation MAESPDNAAAAPAPAPVAVPTPAPAPPAPKPSSPPPSSGIPPRYDLDAKWDACLDLSIRRVAYASLAGAFGGLILFRSPTTRWASVALGAGVGIGAAYTECSYIFNGSPPKWSSKVSTVPSAHSEGDK comes from the exons ATGGCGGAGTCGCCCGacaacgccgccgccgcgcccgcgcccgcgccgGTCGCTGTTCCCACCCCCGCCCCGGCCCCGCCGGCGCCGAAGCCGTCCTCCCCGCCCCCCAGCTCCGGGATCCCGCCGCGCTACGACCTGGACGCCAAGTGGGACGCCTGCCTCGACCTCTCCATCCGCCGCGTCGCATACGCCTCCCTCGCCGGCGCATTCGGGGGCCTCATCCTCTTCC GTAGCCCAACAACCCGCTGGGCATCTGTTGCACTTGGAGCTGGTGTGGGGATAGGGGCTGCGTATACTGAATGCTCATACATATTCAATGGTTCTCCTCCCAAGTGGTCTTCCAAAGTTTCAACGGTTCCTTCTGCTCATTCTGAA GGAGACAAGTAA
- the LOC127348237 gene encoding uncharacterized protein, protein MERRPELRRSMTLSEQLATPDPAIREFLRIPDDDSHYQPDADAGGRGWKPLRDRLRLRRTANAWTAPSQKPSAADGALKSGGGGGSSTRSNKYIYAPGEATAAFSRTTSLRQTPTFSRVASTRVGPTSGRAERAAPVVVDDEEDDEDEDEEEDEGDKDQDEAPAAQMSLMALLEQTDSWDDEDEEEDEAGVGGGGKNAQQHAGGGDDDEDDGEGREEEMVHVCCVCMVRHKGAAFIPCGHTFCRLCSRELWVSRGNCPLCNGFIQEILDIF, encoded by the coding sequence ATGGAGCGGCGGCCGGAGCTGCGGCGGTCGATGACGCTCTCGGAGCAGCTGGCCACGCCCGACCCGGCCATCCGCGAGTTCCTCAGGATCCCCGACGACGACAGCCACTACCAGCCGGACGCCGACGCCGGCGGACGGGGCTGGAAGCCTCTGCGCGACAGGCTCCGTCTCCGCCGCACCGCGAACGCCTGGACCGCCCCGTCGCAGAAACCCAGCGCGGCGGACGGCGCTCtgaagagcggcggcggcggtggcagcaGCACACGCAGCAACAAGTACATCTACGCGCCCGGGGAGGCCACGGCGGCCTTCTCCCGCACCACCTCCCTCCGCCAGACGCCCACCTTCTCCCGCGTCGCCTCTACCCGCGTCGGACCCACCAGTGGGCGCGCCGAGCGGGCCGCCCCTGtggtcgtcgacgacgaggaggacgatgagGACGAGGATGAAGAGGAGGATGAGGGAGACAAAGATCAGGACGAGGCGCCGGCCGCGCAGATGTCCCTGATGGCGCTGCTGGAGCAGACGGACAGCTgggacgacgaggacgaggaggaggacgaggccggcgtcggcggcggcggcaagaaCGCGCAGCAGCATGCCGgaggcggcgacgacgacgaggacgacggcgagggGCGGGAGGAGGAGATGGTGCACGTGTGCTGCGTGTGCATGGTCCGCCACAAGGGCGCCGCCTTCATCCCCTGCGGCCACACCTTCTGCCGGCTCTGCTCCCGCGAGCTCTGGGTCAGCCGCGGCAACTGCCCGCTCTGCAACGGCTTCATCCAGGAGATCCTCGACATCTTCTGA